A single genomic interval of uncultured Pseudodesulfovibrio sp. harbors:
- a CDS encoding potassium transporter TrkG: MRTKIFSPYWMPVWFFAGAILIGACILHLDASHPGGPLSFVDALFTATSAMCVTGLAVVDTGTYFSTLGLDVLLTLIQLGGLGIMTFTTLIIHLLGKHVSLGDRIAVGQSLLRDPSFSLPKFLSRVVIGTFMFEAAGALCLWLMDPVGFSPYSAIFHSISAFCNAGFSLYSDSLTQWAGHGGINTVFMVLITAGGLGFYVLNECASLAKYAVLHRGKKYRGKRVLSWHSSIVLKTSLFLVVAGAVVIFFAEGVAGNAPADLAEHIWTSLFQSVTCRTAGFNTVDIGGMTNVSLAFMMLLMLIGGSPGSCAGGIKTTTFRALCGFIASQFRGREQVQIGRYALNQEAQNKVISLVTTTFVLVWVGTMVLTAFESGQVSELMAREEFLPNLFETVSAFATVGLSTGVTPVLTDVEKVTVIILMFVGRLGPMWLLSALQSWQAERRYKVPTSDLPLG, encoded by the coding sequence ATGCGTACAAAAATATTTTCACCATACTGGATGCCTGTCTGGTTTTTTGCCGGAGCCATTCTGATCGGTGCATGTATCCTGCATCTTGATGCCAGCCATCCGGGCGGGCCGTTGTCCTTTGTGGATGCCCTGTTTACCGCTACTTCAGCCATGTGTGTCACGGGTCTGGCTGTTGTGGATACAGGCACGTATTTTTCCACGCTCGGGCTGGATGTCCTGTTGACGCTCATTCAGCTCGGCGGGTTGGGGATCATGACGTTTACCACGCTCATTATCCATCTGCTTGGCAAGCATGTTTCGCTTGGTGACCGTATCGCCGTAGGCCAGAGCCTGCTGCGTGATCCGTCATTCAGCCTGCCGAAATTCCTGAGCCGGGTGGTGATCGGTACCTTTATGTTTGAGGCTGCCGGTGCGTTGTGTCTGTGGCTGATGGACCCGGTTGGTTTTTCTCCGTATTCGGCGATATTTCATTCCATTTCTGCTTTCTGCAATGCCGGATTTTCCCTGTATTCGGACAGCCTGACGCAGTGGGCTGGGCATGGCGGCATCAATACGGTGTTCATGGTCCTTATCACCGCAGGTGGACTTGGGTTCTATGTGCTCAACGAATGTGCGTCGCTGGCAAAATATGCCGTTCTTCATCGCGGGAAGAAGTACCGGGGAAAACGGGTGTTGAGCTGGCATTCGTCTATTGTTTTGAAAACATCGTTGTTTCTGGTTGTCGCCGGTGCGGTTGTCATCTTTTTTGCGGAAGGTGTGGCCGGGAACGCTCCGGCTGATCTTGCCGAGCATATCTGGACATCGCTGTTTCAGTCGGTGACCTGCCGTACTGCCGGATTCAATACTGTTGATATCGGCGGAATGACGAACGTTTCACTGGCTTTCATGATGCTGCTCATGCTGATCGGCGGTTCGCCCGGGTCATGTGCGGGCGGTATCAAGACTACGACCTTCCGTGCCTTGTGCGGCTTTATCGCTTCACAGTTCCGGGGGCGTGAACAGGTGCAGATAGGACGTTACGCATTGAATCAGGAAGCCCAGAACAAGGTTATTTCACTTGTCACCACGACGTTTGTTCTGGTTTGGGTCGGGACCATGGTGCTTACTGCATTCGAGAGCGGGCAGGTGTCCGAACTCATGGCTCGTGAGGAATTTCTGCCCAATCTGTTTGAGACGGTTTCCGCTTTTGCCACTGTCGGTCTGTCTACCGGGGTGACTCCGGTTTTGACTGATGTGGAAAAGGTGACGGTCATTATACTCATGTTTGTGGGACGGCTTGGTCCCATGTGGCTGCTTTCGGCGCTTCAGAGTTGGCAGGCCGAACGGCGATACAAGGTTCCCACATCGGATTTGCCGCTTGGGTAG